Proteins encoded by one window of Deltaproteobacteria bacterium:
- the thiD gene encoding bifunctional hydroxymethylpyrimidine kinase/phosphomethylpyrimidine kinase, which translates to MKRVLTIAGSDSGGGAGIQADLKTFMAFGVHGMSAITALTAQNTVGVQGIFEVSPEFVWKQIESVMTDIGADAAKTGMLSNAEIVRTVAEAIRTFRIPNLVVDPVMIAKSGDSLLAKDACQAIRDELLPLATVITPNVFEAGALLERKIEDLDAMRNAARELKKFGCRWVVIKGGSLDIESRAVDVVCDGTELILLTSPRMESRNTQGTGCTFASAIAAGLAKGLSPPEAIKRAKEYITEAIRSGPPIGSGHGPANHLTGVQSKW; encoded by the coding sequence ATGAAAAGGGTGCTTACCATCGCCGGCTCCGACAGTGGAGGAGGCGCCGGCATCCAGGCGGACCTGAAGACGTTCATGGCCTTCGGCGTTCACGGGATGTCCGCCATTACCGCCCTCACGGCCCAGAACACGGTGGGCGTGCAGGGGATCTTCGAAGTTTCCCCCGAATTCGTCTGGAAGCAGATCGAAAGCGTCATGACCGACATCGGGGCCGATGCCGCCAAGACCGGCATGCTGTCCAACGCGGAGATCGTCCGGACGGTGGCGGAAGCGATCCGGACCTTCCGCATTCCCAACCTGGTCGTCGACCCGGTGATGATCGCCAAGAGCGGAGACTCCCTGCTTGCGAAGGACGCCTGCCAGGCGATCCGCGACGAGCTGCTGCCGCTGGCCACGGTCATCACTCCGAACGTATTCGAGGCCGGAGCGCTCCTGGAGCGCAAGATCGAGGATCTCGACGCCATGCGGAACGCGGCGCGGGAACTGAAAAAATTCGGGTGCCGGTGGGTGGTCATTAAGGGAGGAAGCCTGGATATCGAATCCCGGGCGGTCGATGTGGTCTGCGACGGGACGGAACTGATTCTGCTGACGTCGCCCCGGATGGAATCCAGGAACACCCAGGGCACCGGCTGCACGTTCGCCTCCGCCATCGCCGCCGGGCTCGCCAAGGGGCTTTCTCCGCCGGAAGCCATCAAGCGCGCCAAGGAATACATCACCGAGGCGATCCGAAGCGGCCCCCCGATCGGAAGCGGACATGGTCCCGCCAACCACCTGACGGGTGTGCAGAGCAAATGGTGA
- a CDS encoding PLP-dependent aspartate aminotransferase family protein, whose product TMTHADIPPEEQAAVGLTPSLVRLSVGIEDRGELQADLSQALRKAQVPAVR is encoded by the coding sequence AACGATGACCCACGCGGACATTCCCCCCGAAGAGCAGGCCGCGGTGGGGCTCACCCCCTCCCTGGTCCGGCTCTCCGTGGGAATCGAAGACCGGGGGGAGCTGCAGGCCGACCTCTCTCAGGCACTGCGAAAAGCGCAGGTTCCCGCGGTTCGGTAG